Below is a genomic region from Dehalococcoides mccartyi.
GTGCAGAACTGCAGGACAAGATTACACTGTATATTTATGCCAGTTCTTCAGACCTTCAAAGTGCCATGGTATTCCCTTCTGAATGGACAGGCGGGGTGGCTTATCCGGATTTCAATGTGATAGCTATAGGTATCGCACCTTATGATATTGATTGGGGCAAAAGGGCTATCACTCATGAGCTAGCTCACCAGGTAACCAACCAAATGACTTCCAACCCGTACGGGGATTTGCCTGTGTGGCTGAATGAAGGCATTTCCATGTATGCCGAAGGCAATCTGGAAGCAGTGTATGTAAATTATCTTACATGGGCTATTAGTCAGGATAAACTTATTTCTGTTCAAAGCCTGTGCAGCCCGTTTTCAGCCAATTCGGCAGATGCGTATTTGGCTTATGCCGAAAGTTTTACCCTGGTGAATTATCTCATTACCGGTTACGGTCCGGAAAAATTTTCAGATTTACTGCAAACATTCAGCCATGGTGCCGGTTATGATGAAGCGCTGCTGGCTGTTTATGGTTTTGATATACAGGATCTAAATATCCAGTGGCAGGCAGCTTTGAAAGGAGGCACTGTTGAAATCCAGCCGGTCAGGTCTATTAGTCTGACACCTGGTTTGGTAGTGTTATTTACGCTGGTGGGAAGTGGCAGTATTATAACTGCTTTCTGGTTATGGAGTAGCAGAGTTGTCTCTCGTTCCTAGCATACGTGATTTGCCGCTTGCCGAAAGGCCCAGAGAACGGCTTCAGTCTCTTGGGGCCGGAGTGCTTTCTTCTGCTGAACTGCTGGCGGTTATTTTGGGGCGGGGTGTGGCGGGTGAGCCTGTGCTGCAAAGTGCTCAGCGTTTGCTTGCCCATTTCGGCGGGCCGTCAGGTATAGCCTCTGCCTCGGTGGAGGAACTTTCAAAACTGAAAGGAATAGGTTTGGCAAAGGCCTGCCAGCTGAAGGCCGCTTTTGAACTGGCTAAACGGGCAGGGGGGATTAAAGGCGAATACCAGCCCTGTATCAAGACCCCGGAAGATGTTTTTCAAATAATATACCCGCTGGTATCGGACGCGAAAAAAGAATATTTTTTCTGTTTGATGCTGGATGTAAAAAGCAGGCTTATCAAGGTAGGGCATATATCTGCCGGCAGTTTAGATGAGAGTGTGGTTCATCCCCGCGAGGTTTTCAAAGAAGCGCTATCCGCTAGTGCCGCAACTGTAATACTGGCACACAACCATTCTTCCGGAGATACCGAGCCATCTCCAGATGATATCGGTCTGTCTGCCCGTTTGCGAGAGGCTGGCAGCATAATGGGGATAGAGGTACTTGACCATATCATAATAGGCAGACAAAGCTTTACCAGTTTAAAAAGACAGGGGCTTTTATAATTATGAAAAAAATACTGTTTGCAATTTTTTCTGTCTGTCTCAGTTTCAGTTTATTACTGAGCGGCTGTGGTTATGCACCCGGAGATACCGCTATGCCTACAGGCGACAATGTACTTACCCTGATTGGAGAAGAACCTTATACCCTTGACCCTGCCAAGGTAAGTGATATTTCTTCGGTGACCTATATTTACCAGATATTTAGCGGTTTGCTGAAAATGGGAGATGACCTGACTCCTGTTGCGGATATTGCCGAAAGTTGGGAGGTAAGCCCTGACGGGCTCACCTATACGTTTTATTTAAAACCGAATGTGAAATTTCATAACGGACGTGTTGTCACTGCCGCAGATTTTAAATATTCATGGGAAAGGGCTGCCAGCCCTGAAACTGCCTCAGGCACGGTGCTGACCTTTTTGGGAGATATTCAGGGTGTAACTGAAATGGTACAAGGACAGGCAACATCTATTTCAGGGGTGACTGTGGTAGATGATTTAACGTTAAGGGTAAAGCTGGTATCCCCCTGCAGTTTCTTCCTTTCGAAAATTTCATATGTGACTGCTTTTGTGGTAGACAAAAATAATGTGTCTCAAGGCAGCGGGTGGTGGAAAAAACCGGTGGGTACAGGTCCTTTTACGCTTACCGAACTTACCCAGGGAAACTATATTGTACTAAATAGAAACCCCGATTATTATGATACACCGGCAAAAATTGCCAGTGTTATTTTCCGTCTCCAGTCCGGCCAACCTATGGATTTATATGAAGTGGGCGGGGTAGATGTGGCAGCTGTCACTGCTGATTATCTGGCTAAAGCCACAGATCCGGACGGCGTTTTTGCAGCTGATTTACAGGTAGTGCCTCAGCTTGGTTTTTACTATTTTGCCTATGTAACCAGTAAAGCCCCGTTTGATGACCCTAAAATCAGGCAGGCTTTTAGTATGGCGGTAGATAAAGCCCGTATTATAGAGCTCTGTTATAAAGGTAGTGTCAGCATGGCCGAGGGTATCTTGCCGCCGGGTATGCCCGGGTACAATTCGGAACTGGTCGGACTTGAGTATAATCCGGAACGTGCCCTTGAACTGATAGCCGAATCTTCCTATGGCAGTGTGGAAAACCTGCCTACTATCACTCTGACAACGTCAGGCTGGGCCGGGTTGCTTGCTCCGGAATTGGAAGCAGTGATTGACCAGTGGAGACAGAATCTGGGGGTGGAAGTGATAGTCCGCCAGATAGATATGGAGCTTTTCCTTTATGACCTCCAGACAGAAAAAGATAACCTCTATTATTCCGGCTGGATGGCAGATTACCCCCATCCGCAAGATTTTCTGGCAGTGCTTTTTGAGACCGGTGCATCTTATAACAGCGGAGATTATTCTAACCCTGAGGTAGATGCCCTGCTGGCAAGGGCGGCTGCCACTCTGGATATTCATGAAAGCATGCAGCTTTATGCCCAAGCGGAGCAATTGCTTATAAATGATGCTGCCTGTTTTAGTTTTTGGTTTGGGAAAAACTATATGCTGGTCAAACCCTATGTAAAGGGCTACAAGCTTAATGCAATGGGGATTTCGATACTTACAGAAGTTACCGTTGAAGACCACTAAATTAGTCTGAAAAGCGGGCTCAAGGGGTTTAAACACCTTTGGTTGGCAGAGTGCCGATGTGCTTAAATAAAAACCCTGATTCGGAATATAATATCTCCGGTCAGGGTTTGCTTTTAGAAATAAATGGCGGAGGGGGTGGGATTCGAACCCACGGTTCTCTTTCGGGAACAACGGTTTTCAAGACCGTCACCATAGACCGCTCGGACACCCCTCCATGACCGTAAAATGAAGCCAAAATGAATGTTTTAGGTTTGCCTAGTGAGTTAACATAACAGTGATTTGCTAATCAAATGCTAACGGGATTTGTTAAAATGGCATTTACTAAATTTCTGCTGATCACGCTGCAACCATTTTTGCTTATGTGGGCACATTATACCTGTTGGAAAATGCAGAGTCAAAGCTGGTTACTTTGACCTGCATAAACAGAGGGTATTTTGGATAGCGGTAGTAGCCGGGCTTTATTTGGAATTCAAAATATGGGCAGTTTTACGGGTATTTCGTTCAATATCTATAAAGCATTGTATAAGCTCTGCTGATGCAAAAATAAGTACGCCGATTATCAGTGAGCCTAAAATACCCATAATGCCGGCAAAAACCCCGAAGCTGGTGGCTATATCAAAAGAGATAATACTGGCACCTGCCATGATGCCGATAGAAATAACAATACCTGTCAGTGTTATCAGCACCGCCAGTATTTTTAACACTATTATTATAATCTGTAATGCCGGGTATCTGCTGCGCATATTTCTGGTTCGCCTTTCAAACTCGGGGTGAATTTAGCGCTATCCTACACCTGCTGTACGGCTGTATCTTTTTAAGACTGAGCATGCTATTGATTAATGTCTCTTTGAGCGGCTGGTTTTGTGAACGGATATCTTTTGAAAACCGTTTATTTGGGAGGTGGCTACTTTTCTGAATTTGTATCCGCATTTGTCACACTTGAAAGATTGCCCCAACAGCCAGTCCAGCACTCTCGGCTGGGTATGGAAATTGTGGCAGTCACATTTCGGGCAGACCTTTTGAACAGGAAAATGCTGTGTTTTGGACAAATGTTTGCTGACAGCCATAAGACCCCTCTCAAATTAATCTACAGGATATTATAGACTAAAATTCTAAAAATAAGAATAAATAAATATTGAGAGGCAAAAAAGTCTAGTGTACTTGTTAGCTAGGATTACCCGTTAGACAGTTTTCAAATGCCTGCAGCACTTCCGGGAAATTTGCCCGCCCAAACCCGATGCGGAAATGGCTTTGCCCGTAATCATAGACTTCTGACGGTAAAAGCATGATGCCTGTTTTTTCTAAAATCTGATGGCAAAAATCCATGCAGGAGGTAGCTTTGTTTAAGCGAGGAAAGCAGACTGAACCTGCTTTCGGTTTCACCCAACTGAAATTTGTCTTGTGCCTATCCATGAAGCCTTCAAGGAGTTTCAGATTTCGGTTTAGTTGCTTCATTTGATCAGACACGATAGTATTTTTATTACGAAGGGCTATTATGGATAGTATTTCGTCTGTGGCACTGCCGCAGATGGTAGTATAGTCTTTATATCCGGCCATTTTGGAAAGCATATCTTTATCACGGCAGGCAAGCCAGCCGCTCCGCAGTCCCGGCAGGCCGAATGATTTTGAAAGCCCTCCCAAGCTTATAGCCCTTGAGGATTGGTCACAGGCGGCAGGCAGGCGGGTATCGGGGGCGTATTCCATCAGACGGTACATTTCATCTGAAAAGTGCCAAAGCTTATGCCTGTTTATTATTTCCTGTATACGTGCATAGTCTTCCCTGTCCGGCATTGCTCCGGTAGGGTTGTGAGGGAAATTGGTTATTATCAGGCGGGTATTGGGGCGGATATTTTGGGTAAGAAAATCAAGGTTAAACTTCCAGCCGTTTTCTTCTTCAGGCATCCAGTAGCTGACTTCGCAGCCCAGATTTTCCGCCAGCTGGTAGAGTGATTGATAACCCGGAAAGGTGCAGATAACGTGGTCGTCTTTTTTAAGCAAGCAGTTTAAAGCTATAAAAATGCCTTCTTCGGGTACAGCAGTTAAGATGTCTGATGGGGCGGTTACCTCGTACAGTTTGGCTACTTCATTCCTAAGCAGAGGGTGCCCATCTGAATAGGTATACCCAAGCTTCAGGTTTTGCCAGAGGCTGCGGCACTCTGTGTCTGCCAGTGACAGCAGATAGGAGAGTGCCAGTGGTTCGCAGTCCGAGCTTGACATAAGGTGTTTGGCGGAGAACTCGTATTTGGCCAAGTACCGTTCCAGTTTAAACTGCTTTAGTTCCAATAAAACGGCCCTTTTCCTAGCGGATAACATCTACTCCCATAAAGGGGCGGAGTACCTCGGGAACAACAATGCTGCCGTCAGGCTGCTGGTAGTTTTCTATAACCGATATCATAACTCTGGGCAGGGCTAACCCAGAGCCGTTTAGAGTGTGGACAAATTCAGGTTTGGCTTCAGAGGTGCGGCGGAAACGGACATTAGCCCGCCTGCCCTGAAAATCTGTGCAGTTGGAACAGGATGAAACCTCCAGCCATTCGTCAACGCCGGGTGAATACATTTCAATATCATAAGATTTAGCCGAACCAAAGCTGATATCAGCAGTGACCAGCTGTTTTAAGCGGTAGGGTATCTTAAGTGCGTCTGCTATTTCTTCAGCATCTGCCACCATCTTTTCCAGTTCATCAAAAGAGTCTTCCGGCTTGCAGTATTTGTACAACTCAACCTTGTCAAACTGGTGCAGCCGTTTTATTCCGCGTACGTCCTTTCCGGCAGACATTTTCTCACGGCGGAAGCAGGCAGTATAGGCTACGTAGTGAATAGGCAGCTGCTCAACAGAAAGTATTTCATCACGATGCAGATTAGTCAGGGGGGCTTCTGCGGTAGGTACCCACCAGTAATCTTCCTCTGCGTCATGGTACAGGTTATCAGCAAATTTGGGCAGATTGCCCGAAGCTACCAGGCACTCCCTTTTTATCATATAGGGAGGGTAGATTTCGGTATAATCGTGTTTACGGGTGTGTAGGTCCAGCATAAAGGCAATAAGAGCTCTTTGAAGGCGGGCACCCTCACCCTTCAGGATATAAAAGCGTGATCCGGAAAGCTTAATGCCGCGGTCAAAATCTATAATATCCAGTGCCTCACCCAGTTCCCAGTGCGGTTTGGGGGTAAAGCTGAAGCTCCGTTTTTCTCCGCGGTAATAGAGGACTACATTTTCGCTTTCATCTCTGCCTACGGGCACAGACGCATCGGGTATATTGGGCACTCTAAGCAAACGGTCAGTCAGTTTTTCATCTACTTCAGAAAGTTCAGCTTCAAGTTCAGTTATCTGCCCTCGTAAGACCCGTCCTTCTTCAATGGCAGTGTCATCTCGCTGTTTAGCCATCATTTTGCGTTTGGCACGAAGGTTATCCAGTTCCTGGGTAAGATGGCGGCGGCGGTTATCCAGTTCCAATATTTCATCTATAGGAGCATCGGTATTACGGTCTGCTACTGCCTTGCGTACCAGTTCGGCATTTTCCCTTATAAATTTCAAATCAAGCATGAAAGTTCTCCTTCTGCCAGAGTAATATCAATTATTCCTGTGTTTTTGTGTCTTCCCTATCCTTCAGGGCAGGAAATAAAATAACTTCGCGGATAGAGTCATGGTTGGTCAGCAGCATAACCAAACGGTCAATACCCACGCCCAGACCGCCGGTTGGCGGCATGCCATATGCCAGTGCGGCCAGAAAGTCTTCATCTATACTTTCGGACTCTTCGGTGCGCGACTGGTTGCGTTTTTCAAGCTGTTCCTTAAAACGTGCTCTTTGCTCTACCGGGTCATTCAGTTCGGAAAAGGCATTGGCAATTTCCATATTGGCACAAATAGCTTCAAACCGCTCTGTCAGACGGGGGTCTTCCGGCTTCTGTTTGGCAAGCGGAGACATGGCCACCGGGTGGTCAGTAAGGAAAGTGGGTTGAACAAGATGGGGTTCTACAAATTCACCTACCAGCTCATCCACCAGTTTGCCCCAGTCTTTGGCGGGGTCTACCTTCAGTTTGCGGCGGGTCATTTCCGCGGCCAAGGCTTCTTTGGTGGGGAAATCAAAAAAATCTATACCGGCATATTGCTTTACGGCATCACGCATGGTCAGACGGGGCCACGGGGGAGTAAAATCCAGTGTAATATCCCCGAACGGTGCAGTATATCCGCCGCTTATTTCTTTGACCACACTTGAGACCATTTCCTCAAGGAAATTCATTACATCTTTATAGTCGGCATAGGCCTGATAGCTTTCCATCATAGTAAATTCGGGGTTATGGCGGGTGGAGACACCCTCATTGCGGAATATCCGTCCTATTTCATATACCCGGTCAAAACCGCCAACAATCAACCTTTTAAGGTGCAATTCCAAAGCTATGCGCATGTAAAAATCACAGTCCAGTGCCTGATGATGGGTAATAAAGGGGCGGGCGAGTGCGCCGCCTGCTTCAGGTTGGAGAACCGGTGTTTCCACTTCAAGAAATTCTTTGGCACTCATAAAACAGCGTATGGCGCTTATAACACGGCTGCGGGTAAGGAATGTCTGACGGGCATCCGCATTGGAAATAAGGTCAAGATAACGCTGGCGGTAACGTTTTTCCACATCCTGCAGGCCATGCCATTTCTCCGGCAAAGGCAGCAGGGATTTTGAGAGCATGGTTATTCTGGTAACCGCCAGACTGGGCTCACCGGTACGGGTACGCATCAGGCTGCCCTCTGCGCCTATAAAATCACCCAAATCCAGGTCTTTAAGGAGTTCTATACTCGCTTCGTCCATATCATTCTGACGGCAGAAAATCTGTATTTTACCGCTGCCGTCACGTATATCCATAAAGGAAATCTTGCCCATGTCGCGCCGGGTCATAATCCTCCCTGCAATCCTCAGGGTTTCTTTAGGCGGGTTTTCCTGTGTTTCAAGCTCCGCTAGCAAAGCTACGGCTTGTGCGCTGGTATGGCTGGGATGGAAAGTGGAGGGGTAAGGGTTTATACCCCGGCTCTTTATCCGTTCCAGTTTTTCCGTTTTTTGAGCGTTCAGATATTCTTCCGGCATAGACTACTCTCTTGTATCTGGGATTTTCAAAGCTATTATATGCTATCACTGCGGCTAAGGCAAAGATAGCCTGTTTGATTTAATAAATTGGTTAAAATTGTTAGAAGGTATAAAAAAGATAAATGGTATAAAGATATGCCAGATAATATTTGAAATATGATATAAAAGTGCTATAATTGCTGGCGTTCCGGTAAATAGTTGTAAATAATACAAAATGGATAATAAAACGCATGGATGTATCAGAGTCTATTGTCCCTATTATTGTGGGTGTCGTACAGGTGGTTTTTATTGTTATATTGGTAACTTTAGGGATATATAGTTTGAGAAGTCACCGATCCGGAAAACAATTAGATGCTACTAGAGATATTCAAACTGAAGAATCCAGTGAAGGGACTTTCTTTAGCCGTGATTAAGGCTGTTTTCCTGGCAGATATCAGCTAGTCTCATACTATCCAGCCAGAACAGGGCTTTGGGCTCTTTTTCAAGTACAAAGCGGATATTAGCACGTATTGCCAGCTCCAGTTCTGATAGTATTTCCCTGTTGACCTTCAGGCGGCAAATACTGGCGAAATTGTTTTCCTGAATATACCGCAGCACTTTCACCGCATTTACTGAAACAGGTATACCGGTTTGGGTATTACGGCAACTCGGACAAATTATGCCGCCGCTTTCCGAACTGTAGTAATTGGTGGTTGCCAGCAGTTTTTTGTGGCAGTTAGCACATTCGCGAAGCTCCGGTTTGTAGCCGCTGTTTTCCAATAGATGCAGCTCAAAATATTTTATACACAATTCCGCTTGAGATTCATTGTCCAGTTCTTCCAGAGTGGAAAGTAAAAGCTGAAAGATGGACGGGTTGGCAGATTCTTCCGGTGAGAAATGATAAGCCAGTTCACAGGCGTAAAAAGCCATGGCAGATAGCTGAAGGCTGTTACGGATGTTCAGAAAACTCTGGATAGTCTGGCTGCCGGTTATAGTGTCTATAGCTTTGCCCCTGGCCAAAGAGACCTCCGAATAACATAAAAGCTCCAGATGACCAGAGAGTTTGCTTTTGGTTTTCCTGACGCTCTTGGCAAAGCCTTGTATCAGCCCCAGATCCGGGGTAAGCAAACTTAGAATACGGTCGGCTTCCCCGCATTTCGTTTTACGGACTACTATGGCTCTGGTTTTAAAATCATGGGGTTTGGTCATTTTAAGTCTGTCTTTTCGGTTTTTCTAAAGGGGTTACTATGCTCATTTGGTCTTTACCGAATGATATTATATGTTTAAGCTCAAAAGGTAAAGCGGTTTCGGGTCTTTTGAACTTATAAGCAGGGTTTTTAGCTGTGAGGCTGTTTTTCCTGTTTGATTGCCAGACGTTTTTGCACCTGGGGGCTTTTTAATTCGCGCAGGGCATCTGTAGCTATAAATCGGGCACTTCCGGTATTTTGGGCTAGTATTTCTTCACCCAGAGTTATGGCAGCTTGGTTTAGGCTGAGATTCCGTTTACCTATCTGACGGAGTGCCCAGTTGACCGCCTTTTTTACATAATTGCGTTCGTCAGATGCTTCTGTCAGCAGGCGGGGGAAGAAAGAGATAAATTTTTCGTCCAGGGCTTTTTTATCATGGACTGCCAAAGTGGTCAGTAAAACAAAGCCTGCCCGTTTGATATATTCCTCTGGGCGGTAAGTCCATTTGAGTGCCTGTTCAAAGGCAAACGAGGTTTTTGACCATAGATTGTTGCAGCACAGGTCACAGATATCCCATGAATCTATATCCTTTACCCAACTTTCCATCTCTGTTTGGCTTACCTTGCGGCTTTCGGCAATCAGGCTGGCCATTATGCGGGCCTCGTGTATACCTGAATCCCAGAGTAAGAGGGCAAGAGTGTGATTATGTCCGGCTTCTTTGGCCAGATGGCGGATATCTTTTACGCTTACTCCCAGGGTATTGGTATTGGATATGCCGAAACGGCTCATACCTGCGGCATTATCGGTATTTGCCAGAGCTTTCAGGCTGTTTATTAGCCCGGTGTATTTGTTCAGGGTTTCTATATCCGCCAATTTAAAGCCACTTCTTCCTTTTGAAAAATGAGACCAGCAGTAGAGCTACGGCTAGCATTAGTAGAAGTATGCCGGGATATCCCCAGCTTAGGCGGAGCTCCGGAATATCAAAATTCATGCCATATATGCCCACGATAAAGGTCAGGGGTATAAAGATGGAAGCGAATATAGTTAGAACCTTCATTACCTCATTCATGCGGTTGGAAAGGCTGGAAAGATAAATGTCTATCATGTTGGAGAGCATATCCCGGTAGGTTTCTCCGGTATCTATCAGCTGGATAAGGTGGTCATAAATATCACGGAAATATATATGGCTGCTTTTATCTATCAGAGGGTTTTCAGTGCGTTCAATAGAGGCAATGGTCTCCCTGACCGGCCAGATAGATTTGCGGATAAAGAGCATCTCTTTTTTAGCTTCTGAAATCTGTTTGAGAGTTTGGGAAGACGGGGAGGATAAAAGCTGCTCTTCTATTTCATCTAGATAGTCTCCGAAGCCCTCTATCAAGCCGAAATATCCGTCTACAACCATATCCAGTATGGAGTAGAGCAGATAGTCTGCCCCAAGTTTGCGAAGACGCCCATTGTCAGATTTCAAATGTTCTTGAATGGGTTTAAAAATATCGCTCTGGTTTTCCTGAAAACTTATCAGGAAGTTTTTACCCAATACCAGACTGATGTGCTCGGAGCGGGTTTTATTAAGCCCGGAGTCCCAGTGTAATGCTTTAATCACCGCAAAAAGGTAAGTGCCGTAATCTTCCAGTTTGGGGCGTTGCTCAGTGTTGACCACATCTTCAAGGGTAAGGGGATGGAGACTGAAGCACTTGCCCAATTCCTCCACCATATCTGTATCCTGAAGTCCGGTTACCTTTACCCAGATAATACCGCTGGACTGTTTAATCTGGGTGCTGCAATCAGCCAGAGTTTTTAGCGGCAGCGGCTGATAGGAATCAGGGGTATAGGCATGCAGACTGAGGCTGGCTTTTTCAGTCTTACCTTCACCTATAAATACTACCGAGCCGGGCAGCATACCTGCTTTTTGGGAGTACTTTTTTGATTGTCTGGTCATAGCCGCCTCCTTTCGGACTCAAGTCAGGAAAGGAAAACTAGAAATTTTGGCGTCCCTCCATGGCCCGGCTTAAGGTTACATCATCAGCATATTCCAGTTCTGTTCCAAAGGGTAATCCCCGTGCCAGTCTGGTCACTTTTATACCCAGCGGGGTTATCAGCCGCGAAAGGTACATGGCGGTGGCCTCACCCTCGGTAGTGGGGTTGGTTGCCAGAATAATCTCGTCTACTTGGCCGTTATCCAGCCGGCTCATAAGCTCGCTTATGCGTATATTCTGGGAGGTTATTCCCTCGGTGGGGGAAATAGCTCCATGCAGTACATGGTAATAGCCTCGGTAGACGCCCACGTGTTCCAGTGCCAAAATATCCTGCGGCTGTTCCACCACGCAAATCTTGTTTGTTTCGCGTTTGGTATTCTGGCAGATTGGGCAAAGCTCACTGTCAGCCACGTTAAAGCAGATACGGCACTGGCTTATCTGGTTCTTGATACTGCGGATAGTATCAGAAAGTGCCAGAACTTGTTCTTCAGGCGCCCGCATCAGGTAAAAAGCCAGCCGCTGGGCGCTTTTCGGGCCTATGCCCGGGAGTTTGCCCAGCGAATCTATCAGCTTGTTTACTGCACCGGCTGTAGACGGTAAAGAAATATCCTTCAAAAAAAGTCTCCTGCCGAAATATTACATCAGGCCCGGAATTTTAACATCCCCCATCAGTCCTTGCATCTGCTTTGAGCCTTCTTTTTTGGTCTCTTCGTAGGCATCATTGAAAGCTTTGATCAGGGCATTTTCTAAATCTTTGGGTTTGGACGTGTTGATTATTTCAGGTGAAATACTGAGTGACAGTACTTTCTGCTGGCCGTTCATCTTTATCTTGATAGCACCCTTGGCGCTTTCAGTCTCCACCACTACTTTAGCTAGTTCTTTCTGAGCTTTATCCAGCTTAGACTTTAGCTCCATGGCTTGCTTAATCATGTTCATGTTCACGCTTTATTTTTCCTCCACTGATATAATCTGGGCACCCAGTTTTTGGGCTTCTTTTACCAAATGGTTGGTTTCGGCTTCGGATATGCATACCAGAGTGCATGTCTTGCCGACGAAGTTTGAAATAATTTCGGCTGTAACCTTGCGGTTTTCCAGTTCTTCAATTTTGTCTTTGTGGTATTTGTATTTAAAAGACAGGGTGACCACATTTTTTTCTATAGAGACCGGGCGGACACCGGCGCTGCGGAGTATGGCTACCGCCGCTGAACGTTTGAGATTGTCCGGTGCCTGGTCAAGTATGTTTTTCCAGCTGACCTTTAGCTGTTCAATCACATCTCCGGCTCCGATAAGCACTTTTTCTTCTTCTTTGGGCTGGGCAGAAGCGGTGTACTTGGGTTTCTCGTCAATAGGTATGGCCGCTCTGGTAAGTTTGGGGGCAGATTCTTTGGCATGCGGCTTGGAAGCAGCGGCCGGTTCTGAAGCATTCTTGGTTTTATCCTGGGTTTCTGTTTGGGCTTCTTTCTGCGGCGGCTCATTAGATACCGCTGGTTTTT
It encodes:
- a CDS encoding DNA alkylation repair protein; this encodes MADIETLNKYTGLINSLKALANTDNAAGMSRFGISNTNTLGVSVKDIRHLAKEAGHNHTLALLLWDSGIHEARIMASLIAESRKVSQTEMESWVKDIDSWDICDLCCNNLWSKTSFAFEQALKWTYRPEEYIKRAGFVLLTTLAVHDKKALDEKFISFFPRLLTEASDERNYVKKAVNWALRQIGKRNLSLNQAAITLGEEILAQNTGSARFIATDALRELKSPQVQKRLAIKQEKQPHS
- the corA gene encoding magnesium/cobalt transporter CorA, giving the protein MTRQSKKYSQKAGMLPGSVVFIGEGKTEKASLSLHAYTPDSYQPLPLKTLADCSTQIKQSSGIIWVKVTGLQDTDMVEELGKCFSLHPLTLEDVVNTEQRPKLEDYGTYLFAVIKALHWDSGLNKTRSEHISLVLGKNFLISFQENQSDIFKPIQEHLKSDNGRLRKLGADYLLYSILDMVVDGYFGLIEGFGDYLDEIEEQLLSSPSSQTLKQISEAKKEMLFIRKSIWPVRETIASIERTENPLIDKSSHIYFRDIYDHLIQLIDTGETYRDMLSNMIDIYLSSLSNRMNEVMKVLTIFASIFIPLTFIVGIYGMNFDIPELRLSWGYPGILLLMLAVALLLVSFFKRKKWL
- the recR gene encoding recombination mediator RecR codes for the protein MKDISLPSTAGAVNKLIDSLGKLPGIGPKSAQRLAFYLMRAPEEQVLALSDTIRSIKNQISQCRICFNVADSELCPICQNTKRETNKICVVEQPQDILALEHVGVYRGYYHVLHGAISPTEGITSQNIRISELMSRLDNGQVDEIILATNPTTEGEATAMYLSRLITPLGIKVTRLARGLPFGTELEYADDVTLSRAMEGRQNF
- a CDS encoding YbaB/EbfC family nucleoid-associated protein, which codes for MNMIKQAMELKSKLDKAQKELAKVVVETESAKGAIKIKMNGQQKVLSLSISPEIINTSKPKDLENALIKAFNDAYEETKKEGSKQMQGLMGDVKIPGLM